The Anoplopoma fimbria isolate UVic2021 breed Golden Eagle Sablefish chromosome 5, Afim_UVic_2022, whole genome shotgun sequence genome contains a region encoding:
- the pgap3 gene encoding post-GPI attachment to proteins factor 3 encodes MASALLPRCTSASLPVLLLLFSATTVQSSPGDKEPVYRDCVKQCVRVNCTGVRLRGFQSAQPQYMVLTGWTCRDDCRYQCMWTTVGLYQAEGYSIPQFHGKWPFARFLCFEEPASALASLLNGLACLLMLLRYRSTVPRQSPMYHTINAFSLVSLNAWFWSTVFHTRDTYLTEKMDYFCATAVILYSIYLCCVRTLGLRRPGVSSMVGVLLILAFTSHVSFLTFVSFDYGYNMAANASFGMVNLLWWLCWCWQNRRTLPYWWKCGLVVLLLHGLALLELLDFPPMFWVLDAHAVWHLSTIPVHFLFYSFLIDDSLYLLNTEKMGVKVE; translated from the exons ATGGCCTCAGCGCTGCTGCCCCGCTGCACATCTGCCAGCCTCCCCGTCCTCCTGCTCCTGTTCTCGGCCACCACTGTGCAGTCTTCTCCAGGCGACAAGGAGCCGGTGTACCGAGACTGCGTGAAGCAATGTGTCCGGGTCAACTGCACCGGAGTCCGGCTCCGGGGTTTCCAGTCTGCCCAGCCGCAGTACATGGTGCTCACAG GTTGGACATGCCGGGATGATTGTCGCTATCAATGCATGTGGACCACCGTGGGCCTTTACCAGGCGGAGGGGTACAGTATCCCACAGTTCCACGGCAAG TGGCCATTTGCGCGCTTCCTGTGTTTTGAGGAGCCAGCATCTGCCCTGGCCTCTCTGCTGAATGGCCTGGCTTGCCTTCTCATGCTGCTGCGCTATCGGAGCACGGTGCCACGCCAGAGCCCCATGTACCACACCATCAACGCCTTCTCTCTG GTTTCGCTTAATGCCTGGTTTTGGTCCACGGTGTTCCACACTCGGGACACCTATCTCACAGAG AAAATGGACTATTTCTGTGCAACAGCGGTCATTCTTTACTCAATCTACCTATGTTGTGTCAG AACGTTGGGTCTGAGGCGACCCGGGGTGTCCAGCATGGTGGGAGTCCTGCTCATCTTGGCCTTTACCTCGCATGTGTCCTTCTTGACCTTTGTCAGTTTCGACTACGGCTACAACATGGCTGCTAACGCCTCCTTCG gCATGGTGAACCTCCTGTGGTGGCTGTGTTGGTGCTGGCAGAACCGGCGGACGCTGCCATACTGGTGGAAATGCGgcctggtggtgctgctgcttcATGGTCTGGCCCTTCTGGAGCTGCTGGACTTCCCCCCAATGTTCTGGGTCCTAGATGCGCATGCTGTGTGGCACCTCAGCACAATACCAGTGCACTTCCTTTTCTACAG CTTCCTGATAGACGACAGCCTCTACCTACTGAACACAGAGAAGATGGGCGTCAAAGTCGAGTAG